The Planctomycetota bacterium DNA window CACTATGAGACGGGCGCCGTCGTCTACGGCGACAAGGGCGTCATCGTCTACGGCTCGCACGGCGCCGGCGGCGTGCGCATCATCCCCGAGACGGCCATGAAGGCCTACAAGCTGCCCGAGAAGAAGATCCCCCGCGTGCCCGGCCACCACGGCGACTGGCTCCAGGCCATCCGCCAGGGCAAGAAGGCGGGGAGCGACTTCGCCCTCTACGGCGGCCCGCTCACCGAGATCGCCATGCTCGGCGTCATCGCCATCAAGCTCCACGGCGCCAAACTCGAGTGGGACGCCGAGAAGGTGCAGTTCACCAACTCCTCCGAGGCCAACGCCCTCATCAATCCGCCGTATCGCAAGGGCTGGGCGCTCTGAGGCGGCGGCTCACGGCAGTGGGAAGGGGAGGGCGAGGAGAGTGCGCGCCACGGCCCGGAAAACATCGGCCCCCTTGCGCCGCGCGGCCTGCACGCCGTGGAAGGCGTGGTTGATCTCGTAGAACGGCACGAGCGTGCCGCACGCGCGGGCGAGGTGATACTCCAGCATGTCGGCGCTCAGCGTGCCCGGGCGCGAGCGGGCCGAGAGGCCGGGAGTGTCCCAGAACAGCGTGTCGCGGATGGCCCGGTAGGCGTTGAGCCGCTCGGGCGAGGGGTAGAGCTCCTCGGGCTTCTCGAGCACATAGCAGCCGTCGCAGGGCGGGTCGGCGAAGCCGCGGGTGCCCAGGTAGCCGTGGAAGTCGAGCGACAGGTCGGGCCGCAGTTCCTGCCACAGCCATCGCCAGAGCAACTGGTCCTCGACGGCCTTCGGCGGCGCGCCGTCGCTGGCGCCCGTGAAGTCCGAGCACGGGTTCACGTCGGCCGCCGTCCAGCCGTTGCGGCCGCGCACATTGCCGTCGGGGTTGACCATCGGCACGAGCCACACGTCGCAGCGCTCGCGGATGCCCCTGGCCTCGGGGTGGCTGGAGGCGAGAAACTCGGCGATGCCGCAGACGGCCAGCGGTCCGCAGTGCTCGCTGGGGTGCTGGCCCGAGAGCACAAGGACGGTGAGCGGCCTGCCGTGGCCTGTGCAGGGCAGGCGTAGGCGCGGAATGTCGCGCCCCTCGTGGCTGCGGCCGAGCGAGTCCACCAGCGCGCCACGCTCAGCCATTGCCGCTGCCCAGGCCACGAGCTTCGAATAGGGCAGCACCACGTTGCTCGCGACGAAGAGCGCCGCGCCGGGCGGCACCACGATCTGGGTCGAAAGGTGGTCGAGGCCGTAACGGTCCGCGCCAGGCCAGCGGTGGGCCACGGGCAGCCAGTGGTCGAGGTCGCCCTCGCAGAACCACAGCGGCGCGGGGTAGTGGTGCAGCATGCCCAGCCGCCCCTCGTCGCCGAGCAGCGGGTCGGGGTAGACGTCCAGACGCACGGGGCCGCCGTCGTCGCCGGCCTCGACCCTCACGCAGAAGTACTTGCAGTAGGGGGCCCTCTCGCCCACCTCCTCGAGGCGCCAATGGCCGGGCGCCACTTGCTGGATGTTCTTGCCGTTCCCGCACTCGAAGTCGCTGGTGACCCTCATCGCTCGTCCCCAAAGCCAGTGGCCGTGGAACACCCGATGAGGGCCATTATAGCAGGCGCGCCCCGCTTGCGGAATTGCGCCGGCCCGCCCGCTCGGGTAAGATGAGCGCCTCGACTCTGCTGACCGGATGGGAAGGAGAACCGCCGATGAAGCTCGGGCTGGTGACCTACAACCTGGCCAAGGATTGGGACGTGCCGACGATCCTCGCGATGTGCGAGAAGACCGGCTTCGAGGGCGTGGAACTGCGCACCGGCCACGCGCACGGCGTCGAGGTCACCCTCTCGCCGGCCCAGCGGGCCGAGGTGCGACAGCGCTTCGCCGACTCGCGCGTCGCCCTCGCCGGGCTGGGCAGCGCCTTCGAGTACGACGCGATTGACCCCGCGGTGGTGCGGCAGAACATCGAGGGCACGAAGGCGTATGTGAACCTCGCGGCCGACGTGGGCGCGCCCGGCGTCAAGGTGCGGCCCAACCGCCTCCACGAGAAGGAGGGCGTGCCGAAGGCCAAGACCCTCGAGCAGATCGGCCTGGCGCTCCGCGAGTGCGGCCAATACGCGGCCGACTGCGGCGTCGAAATCCGCCTCGAGGTCCACGGCCACGAGACGTGTCTGCTGCCCAACATCCGCGCCATCCTCGACGCCGCGGACCACGACAATGTGTTCGTCTGCTGGAACAGCAATCTCGAGGACCGCGACGCGGACGGCTCGATTGACGCGAGCTACGCCCTCGTGCGCGGCAAGATCCGCCTCGCGCACATCACCGATCTGGCCGACGAGCGCTATCCCTGGCGCCGCCTGTTCGCGCTGCTGGCCGCCGACGGCTACAGGGGCTTCACCCTCGCCGAGATCGGCCAACCGAGCCTTGAGCCCGAGCGCTTCCTGCGCTACTACCGCGCGCTGTGGCTCGCCTATCAGCCGAGGTAAAGAGAAAGGGGGAAACTTCCTGCAAGAGGCTCCCCCCACACCCGCCTCGAGAACTCTCACACAGGGCGGCGATTCGCCGCCCCTGTGTAGAAGTTCTCGGGAGGAGGGGGCGTGGGGGAGGAGCCCTTCTCCCAAGAAGGGCTCCTCCCCCGCCGATCATTGCTTCACAGTGACTTTCGGCGGCGTGGCGAAGTCGTTGTAGAGGCGCTGCACCTCGGCCGGCGTGAGTGCCTCGGGCGCCTCGCGCACGTAGAGGCGGTAGCGGAGCGTGATGGGCTTGTCGGCGGGCAGCTTCATCGGGGCGTAGGAGCCGAAGCGCCCGTAGTCCCGGTAGGCCGAGTAGATGGCCCCCTTCGGGTTCTCGGGGTGGTTCAGGTGCGCCACCTCGAAGGCCGAACCGCGCAGTGTGAACCGCACGGCGGCCCACGGCATGTCCTGCGTGCCTTTGCCCCCCGGCGTCATGTTCGGCGGGAAGACGTATTTCGTGTTCTTCTTGTTCTCCGCGTTGCCGACGTCGAAATGGGGGCGGAACTGGACGCCGGCGTGCTCGGGGTCGCCGCCAATATCCAGGTCACCCATCCTGGACGCCAGCGTGGACACGAAGTCGAGCAGCACCTCGGGCTTGCTCTGGCGGTAGACGGTGATGGTGCGTTCCTCGACGAGCACGGGTTCGCCCTTCGGGTCGGCCCAGTTCACCAGGGCGGTCATGCGGCCGAGCACGGGCCCGGCCGCCTGCTGGGTGAACCTGTCGAGCCGTTGCCAGCAATTGGGCACGTGCCAGAAGTCATAGGTGGGGCCGTTGGGCAGCTTGACCTTGTAGCCGAGGAAGAGCCCGCGATGGTGGGGGAAGGGCTGGCCGCCGGGGCTGGTGATCACGTCCTGGCCCTTCGAGTCGAACACGTGGGTGAAGGGCTTGGCGTCGGGGAAGCGTTTCTTGGCGTCGGGGTCGTCGGTGAAGCGGTACATGAACCGCGTCACCTTGCGGCCGTCGAAGAGCAGGTCGAGGTGGTCGCCCTTCGCGTCCTCGAAGGCGAAACCTCTCGGCGCGTCGCCCTTTTCGATCTTCGCCTTGTAGGTGGCCTTTTCGCCCTTCTTGAGCGACACGAGCCAGGCGAGCATGAACGAGCCCCTTTCAGGGCCGGGCACGAGCTGGCCGGGCGTCTTGCCGCCGGGACCCTCGACCTCCACCGCCACGTCGGCCCCCGGCGTCGCGGGCAGCATGACGGGCGCGCACACGGGCGTCTCCACGCGGTCGCTATCACCCGCCTCGACCTCGAGCGTGACCTCGAAGGCTCGGGCGGGAAGAGCCAAGAGGGCCAGCACGACCCAGGCCAGTGTCAGCCTTCTCGCGAGCATCGTTTTCTCCTTGGACAAGGGATGCCACTCCGGTAACCCACGGGGCCACAGGCCATCCGACGCCCGTCAGGCTCCCTCGGCAAGAAGAGCCTGGACCTCCGCCAGCAGGGCCGGCAGCTTATGGCGCACAACATCCCAGACGACCTGATCGTCCACGATGTCGTCCCCGTGTATCAGGACATTGCGGAACGAGATGATCTGCCTGCGGTCGGTGATCTTCGCGGCCGCGGCGGGCTCACGCCTGGCCAGGCGGCTGAGGGCTTCGCCGATGATCTCGAACTGGCGCTGAACGGCGGACCGCAAGAGCTTGTCGCCGGCGTAGTCCTCGAAGGTCTTGCCGGCCGTGAAGTCGAGGACGAGGGCGCCGGCCTGCCGCATGTCTTCGAGCAGCTTCTTCGCCTCAAGCCGCATAGAGCACCGTTCGCGTCCGGTTGACGGACTCCAGGAAGTAGGGGTTCGTGATGGCGCGGGTCATGACCAGATCCACGGGCCGCCCAAAGAGGTCCTCGAGCGCGGCCAGCAGGCCGAAGTAGGCATCCGCATGCGCCCCCGGCTCCAGCGGCAGGAACTCGACGAGGAAGTCCAGGTCGCTGCTCTCCGCGAGGGGGCCTTCGCTCGTCGCGGCCGAGCCGAAAAGCTCGAGGCGGCGAACCCTGAACTCTCGGCACAGGCTATCCAAGGCGGGCTTGTGTTGCTCGACCAGTGCGACCACGGCAGGCCTCCTGTCGCCTATTATCCGGCGCAGGGCAGGAAATGCAAGGAAGGAACCGGGGCCTGTCACGCCTCGTCTATCTCCACCGTGCGCTGCTGCTCGATCGAGCGAAGCGCGGCCTCGATGATCTGGGTGGCCGCGAGGCCGTCCTCGGCAGTGACGACGGGCGGCCGGCCGTCGAGGAGGCAGTCCACGAAGTGGTAGATGGGCATGACCACGAAGCCCTGGGGCACGCCGAAGGCGTCGAGCAGGCCGGCGGTGAAGGGCGTTTCGAACCGCCGCGGGCCGGCCACGCGCAGGCCCTGCTCGGTGCACTGGATCTGCGCGGTGCTCTTCGAGCCCACGAGGCTCATCTGGAAGTCAATGAGCGTGGGCCAGCTCTTGGGCAGAATCCAGCAGGTCTCGAAGGTGATGAAGCAGTCCTCGAACGCCACCGTGGCCTGGAGGGCGTCGTAGGTGTCGGCGCCCTTTCGCTTGAGGATTTCGCGGCGGGCGTGGGCGGTGACGCGCAGGGCCCTCTGCCGCCCGATGAGCCAACGCATCAGGTCCACAATGTGCGGCAGCAGGAACCAGTGGGGGCCGCTTTGGCCCGCCCAGGCGAGCATGCCGAAGGGGATCGAGAGGGGGTTGGAGAGGCGGATGTAGCCCATCACCGGCTTGCCCAGCTCGCCCGCATCAATCCGCTGCTTGAGGGCGAGGAACGGGGGATTCCAGTGATTATGGAAATCCACCATCACGGTGCGGCGAGCCTTCTTCGCGGCGGCGAGGATCTGCCTGGCCTCGGCGGTGGAGGTGGCGAGGGGCTTCTCGATGAGCAGGTGCTTCCCGGCCGCGAGCAGCGCGAGGGCCGTGTCGGTGTGCGCGAAGTCGGGCGTGGCGATGGAGACCGCCCGGATGCTCTTGTCGCCCGCAATCTCATCGAGGGTCCGCGCGGCCTTCGTGCCGTACTTTTTCGCCACTGCGGCGGCGCGGGCGGGGTTGAGGTCGAAGACGGCGACGCACTCGGCGCCCGGGCAGGCGGCGTAGGCCTTCACGTGGTTCTCGCCGAAGAGGCCGCAGCCGACGACGGCGGTTTTCAGGGACTTCATGGGCCACCTCCGGGGCTATGCGATGAAGTGGAACCACAGATGCGTGAGTGCGGCCGCGTAGAGGCCGGCGATCACGTCGTCGAGCACGATGCCCCAACCGGCGTTGAGCGCCTCGGCGCGGCTGGCCGGAAAGGGCTTGATGACGTCGCACACTCGGAAGAAGAGGAAAGCGGCGAGCGCGGCCTTCCAGCGCACCACGCTCATCACCAGCGGCGTGACGGCCACGAGGGCGAACATCTGGCCGGCGGCCTCGTCGAGCACGAACTGGCGGGGGTCGCGGTTGTCGTAGTGCACCTGGGCCCAGTGGCCGAGCGCGATGCCGATGGCGGCGAAGACGACGCCCGCCGCGCCCGCGGCGAGGCTGAGCGTGGCCCCTTCCAGCCGCAGCGCCGCGAGCAGGTAGAGGGCCACGGCCCCCAGGCTGCCCACGGTGCCCGAGGCGAAGGGGAACTCGCCGAGGTAGAAGCAGCTCACGGCCCACTCACGCACGCGGTCCATGGGCCTCCTTTCGGCGCGCCGTTTGGCCCCCCACCCGGGCTTCCAGGTCGTACCCCACTGCATCGGTGATCTCCACTTCGACGAACTGGCCGGCTTCGAGGCCGCGGCCGCGCACGCGGATGAGGCCATCCACGTCGGGCGCCTCGGCATAGCTGCGGCCGGCGAAGAGGCCGGCGCCCAGGCGCCGGTCGAGCACCACTTCGGCCCGGGCGCCCACGCGGGCCTGGGCCTTGCGGAAGGCGATGGCCTGCTGGCGCCGCATCACCTCGCGGCGGCGTGCCTCGCGGGCCGCCGGCGGCACCGCGGGGCCCGCGGCGGCGGCCGGCGTGCCTTCCTCTTCCGAGTAGGCGAAGGCCCCCAGGCGGTCGAACTCGACGGCCTCGATGAACTCCAGCAGCGCCGCGAAGTCGGCCTCGGTCTCGCCAGGATACCCGACGAGCACGGTGGTGCGCAAGACGAGGTGGGGGATTCGCTGGCGGAGGCGCGCGATGAGGCCGGCCATGGCGGCGCGGGTGGTGCGGCGGCCCATGCGCGCGAGCACGGGGTCGCTGGCGTGCTGGATGGGCAGGTCCACGTAGGGGCAGAGCTTGGGCGTGGCGGCGAAGGCGTCGAGCGCGGCCGCGTCGAAGTGCGCGGGGTGCGAGTAGAGCACGCGGAGCCAGTGCAGCGGCCCGATTTCGGCGAGCTGGGCGAGGAGCCTGGGCAGCGAACGATGGCCGGTGAGGTCGAGGCCGTAGTTCGTGGTGTCTTGCCCGATGAGCACCAGCTCGCGGCAGCCGTCGGCGGCCAGGTCGCGGGCCTCGGCCAGACAGGTTTCGAGGGGCTTGCTGCGCAGCGGCCCGCGGATGAGCGGGATGGCGCAATAGGCGCAGCGGTTGTCGCAGCCCTCGGTGATGCGCAGATAGGCGTAATGGCGAGGCGTGATGCGGAGGCGCGGCCCCTCGTCGCCGAAGCCGCCCGGCAGCGGCTCGAGGCGCACGACGGGCCTGGGCGCGGGCCGCTCGAGCAGCCCGGCGGCCAGGGCGGGCAGTTGGCGCGGGTCGGCGATGCCCAGCCAGGCGTCCACGCCCGGCAGCTCGCGGGCCAGTTCGCGCCCGTAGCGCTCGGCCAGGCAGCCGGCCACGACCACGGCGCGGGGGCGGCCGCGGGCCTTCAGCTCCAGCGCCTCCTGGATCGCGCCGAGCGATTCGGCCTTCGCGGCCTCGATGAAGCCGCAGGTGTTCACCACCACCACGTCGGCGTCGGCGGGGTCGCCGCACACGAGCCAGCCCGCCTCGGCGGCGGCGCCGAGGATGCGCTCGGCGTCCACCTCGTTCTTCGCGCAGCCGAGGCTGATGAGGCCGATGCGGTGCCTATCGTGGCCGCGCCTGCTCATCAGCGAGGGCTCCGGGCTGCGAAGAGGAGGACGCCTGACTTACCGATAGACTTGGGCTCTGGACCTCACGCGGTTCACTCGGACCTCTCTCGCTTGGTCGTCAATCTCGTACACAACCCGGTAGGGTCCCACGCGGATGCGCCAGTCGTTTCGTGACCCCACGATCTTGCGGCAACCTGGGGGCCTGGGATCCGCGGCAAGCGCCCGAATGCGCGCGGCAATCTGATCAAAGCGGTCATTGGGCAGGCGGTCCATCTCGCGTTCCGCAGAACGCTCAATGCGCACGGTGTACACGCCGACTGCGCTCCGCGAGATACTCATCGAAGTCCCGGAACTGCCTGGGCCTGTTACGCAAGGCTTCTAGCGCCCGGAGGTCCTCAGTGTCCTCGAGCCGTTCGAGCAACTCCTCGTAGTCCTCGATGTCCAGGATCACCCGCGCCGGCTTGCCGTCTTTGAGCACGATCTCGGGCTCTTTCAGTCCCGCCTTCATCGGCTGGCCACTCCTTTCCCTCCCCTCGGTTCCACGGACGCGGCCACTGGACGCATTATACGCCCGGCTGTGGGCGGCGTCAAAACGCGCAGCCGGGTCACTTGCGCGACGGGGCAGCGAACGGCGGCTCGCCCTTCAGTTGGTCCGCCAGCGCCTTCACCGCCTCAATCCCTTCGGCCTCGCCGAAGCAGGCGAGCCACACGGCACCCTCGGCGCCCGCCACGCCGCCGGCGCCGATGGGCACGGCCTCGACGCGGCACAGCACGCGCAACGCTTCGATCTCGGTGAAGAGGTCGCCGTGGAGCGGCCACAGCGAGGGCCCGTTGCCGCCCTGTTCCTCGAGGGTGCGCGCGGCCTCGATGATGTCGGCCGGCGTCTCCTTCTCGAGGCCGATGGGGATGAGCAGGCGGATGCGTCGGGCGACGAGGGTGCCGAGCACGGCGCCCATCGTGCCGCCCGTGGGGTGGCCGACGAGCAGGCCGGCCACGCCGGCCGCGTAGTTCAGGGCGTTGGCGCCCTTGAGGAACACATCACCCGCCTGCATCTGGGCCACGGCGCCGGTGGCCGAGGCGCCGGCGAGGGGCTGGCCCTTCACCAGCACCACGTCGGGCAGGTCGGCCGACAGGTCGGCGTCGGCCCGCGACACGCCGGCCGGCAGCACCTGGCCGAGCACGTAGTGGCGCTTCTCAATGGGCTGGCCGAGGATCTCCTCCACGATGTAGGCGTTCGTGCCGCCCTTGGCGATGGCCACGGTGCCGTGGGCCAGCGCGTCCTGCACGGGCGGGTACTTCGCGACGCCCTTGGCGATCAAGCGCTTGGACTGGGCGACGGTGAGCACGAGATCGGTGCGCATGTCTGTCGCTCCTCGCGTGGAAGAGGTGGGGGCGCCTCACGGGCCGAACCGCGGCGATCCTAGTGGAATCGCCGCCCTGGCGCAAGGCGGCCCGGCGGGAGCATGCCCCCGGTCCTCACCTGTATCACCACGGTGGGAGCGAAAGGGATGCAGATGGACAGGAGCGGCCACGGAACGCCGCCGCGCCATACTTGCTCAACTGGGAGGGGGAGAGATTTGAGCAAGTATGGGCGGGAGGGCCGCCGAGCCGCCCGGATCGCCAAAGCGCCATACTTGCTCAACTCCCCGGGGCGGCAGAGGTGAGCGAGTATGGCGGCGCGTGTCTGGTTTCCAAGACACTGGCGACGAGCGGGGGCGTGGGCGCGAGAGTTGAGGGCCGTGCTCCGGCAGGGTCTGCCGCGGCGCTTGTGTTCCACGGGTTTCCGCCTATAATATCACTCCATTCGGCCTCGCAAGGGCGATTCAGTCGCATTCCCTGGTTCGAAGGAGCATTGCGCCCGCATGAAGGTGGCGAAGTTTGGCGGCACGTCGCTGGCCTCCGCCGAGCAGTTCCGCAAGGTGGGAGCCATCATTGCGTCGGACCCGCAGCGGCGGATCGTCGTGGTCTCCGCGCCCGGCAAGCGGCATAAGGCCGACACGAAGGTGACGGACATGCTGATCGCCTGTGCGGACCGGCAGCTCGCCTTCGGCTCGGCCGAGGTCGAGGTGCGCGCCGTGGCCGAGCGCTATGCCGAGATCGCCCGCGGCTTGAGCCTGTCCGAGGCCATCGCCGATGTGGTGACGGCGGACCTCAACGCCCGGCTGGCCGGCGACAAGAGCCACCGCAGCCGCTTCGTGGACACTCTGAAGGCGGCGGGCGAGGACAACTGTGCGAAGCTCTTCGCCGAGTACCTGCGGAGCCTCGGCCTCGAGGCCAGCTACGTGAGCCCCCGCGAGGCCGGGCTGCTCGTGAGCGCCGAGTTCGGCAACGCCCAGGTGCTGCCCGAGTCGTACGCCCATCTGCACGCCCTGCGCGACCGCCCAGGCATCACCGTGTTCCCCGGCTTCTTCGGCTACTCGAAGGCGGGCGATGTGGTGACCTTCCCGCGGGGCGGGTCGGACATCACGGGCTCGATCGTGGCTGCCGGCGTGAGGGCCGAGCTGTACGAGAACTTCACCGACGTGGACTCGGTGTTCGTGGCCAGCCCGAACATCGTCGAGCATCCCTGCGCGATCCTGGAGATCACGTACCGCGAGATGCGCGAGCTGTCCTACGCCGGCTTCAGCGTGTTTCACGAGGAGGCCCTGGAGCCCGCCGTGCGCGCCAACATCCCCGTGTGCATCAAGAACACCAACAACCCGGCGGCCCCCGGCACGATGATCCTTCCCGAGCGGGTGCTCGCGGCCGGCCCGGTGACGGGAATCGCCAGCGACACGGGCTTCTGCTCGCTCTACCTGAGCAAGTACCTGATGAACCGCGAGGTCGGCTTCGGCCGCCGCCTGCTCCAGATTCTCGAAGAGGAGGGGCTCTCGTTCGAGCATTGCCCGTCGGGCATTGACAACATCTCCGTCATCCTGCGCGAGAAGCACTTCGACACGGCCCGCGAGGCCCGCGTGCTCGAGCGCATCCGCCGCGAGCTGGCAGTGGACGATGTGACGGTGGAGCGCGACCTGGCCCTGGTGATGATCGTGGGCGAAGGGATGCGGCACACGGTGGGCATCGCCGCGCGCGCCACGGCCGCGCTGGCCCGAGGCGGCGTGAACATCGAGATGATCAACCAGGGCTCGTCCGAGGTCTCCATGATGTTCGGCGTCAA harbors:
- a CDS encoding nucleotidyltransferase domain-containing protein, which codes for MVALVEQHKPALDSLCREFRVRRLELFGSAATSEGPLAESSDLDFLVEFLPLEPGAHADAYFGLLAALEDLFGRPVDLVMTRAITNPYFLESVNRTRTVLYAA
- a CDS encoding aspartate kinase — encoded protein: MKVAKFGGTSLASAEQFRKVGAIIASDPQRRIVVVSAPGKRHKADTKVTDMLIACADRQLAFGSAEVEVRAVAERYAEIARGLSLSEAIADVVTADLNARLAGDKSHRSRFVDTLKAAGEDNCAKLFAEYLRSLGLEASYVSPREAGLLVSAEFGNAQVLPESYAHLHALRDRPGITVFPGFFGYSKAGDVVTFPRGGSDITGSIVAAGVRAELYENFTDVDSVFVASPNIVEHPCAILEITYREMRELSYAGFSVFHEEALEPAVRANIPVCIKNTNNPAAPGTMILPERVLAAGPVTGIASDTGFCSLYLSKYLMNREVGFGRRLLQILEEEGLSFEHCPSGIDNISVILREKHFDTAREARVLERIRRELAVDDVTVERDLALVMIVGEGMRHTVGIAARATAALARGGVNIEMINQGSSEVSMMFGVKAADAARAVRALYGEFFLRPPKG
- a CDS encoding type II toxin-antitoxin system Phd/YefM family antitoxin → MKAGLKEPEIVLKDGKPARVILDIEDYEELLERLEDTEDLRALEALRNRPRQFRDFDEYLAERSRRVHRAH
- a CDS encoding M14 family zinc carboxypeptidase, whose protein sequence is MRVTSDFECGNGKNIQQVAPGHWRLEEVGERAPYCKYFCVRVEAGDDGGPVRLDVYPDPLLGDEGRLGMLHHYPAPLWFCEGDLDHWLPVAHRWPGADRYGLDHLSTQIVVPPGAALFVASNVVLPYSKLVAWAAAMAERGALVDSLGRSHEGRDIPRLRLPCTGHGRPLTVLVLSGQHPSEHCGPLAVCGIAEFLASSHPEARGIRERCDVWLVPMVNPDGNVRGRNGWTAADVNPCSDFTGASDGAPPKAVEDQLLWRWLWQELRPDLSLDFHGYLGTRGFADPPCDGCYVLEKPEELYPSPERLNAYRAIRDTLFWDTPGLSARSRPGTLSADMLEYHLARACGTLVPFYEINHAFHGVQAARRKGADVFRAVARTLLALPFPLP
- a CDS encoding sugar phosphate isomerase/epimerase; amino-acid sequence: MKLGLVTYNLAKDWDVPTILAMCEKTGFEGVELRTGHAHGVEVTLSPAQRAEVRQRFADSRVALAGLGSAFEYDAIDPAVVRQNIEGTKAYVNLAADVGAPGVKVRPNRLHEKEGVPKAKTLEQIGLALRECGQYAADCGVEIRLEVHGHETCLLPNIRAILDAADHDNVFVCWNSNLEDRDADGSIDASYALVRGKIRLAHITDLADERYPWRRLFALLAADGYRGFTLAEIGQPSLEPERFLRYYRALWLAYQPR
- a CDS encoding DUF86 domain-containing protein, which produces MRLEAKKLLEDMRQAGALVLDFTAGKTFEDYAGDKLLRSAVQRQFEIIGEALSRLARREPAAAAKITDRRQIISFRNVLIHGDDIVDDQVVWDVVRHKLPALLAEVQALLAEGA
- a CDS encoding PmoA family protein gives rise to the protein MLARRLTLAWVVLALLALPARAFEVTLEVEAGDSDRVETPVCAPVMLPATPGADVAVEVEGPGGKTPGQLVPGPERGSFMLAWLVSLKKGEKATYKAKIEKGDAPRGFAFEDAKGDHLDLLFDGRKVTRFMYRFTDDPDAKKRFPDAKPFTHVFDSKGQDVITSPGGQPFPHHRGLFLGYKVKLPNGPTYDFWHVPNCWQRLDRFTQQAAGPVLGRMTALVNWADPKGEPVLVEERTITVYRQSKPEVLLDFVSTLASRMGDLDIGGDPEHAGVQFRPHFDVGNAENKKNTKYVFPPNMTPGGKGTQDMPWAAVRFTLRGSAFEVAHLNHPENPKGAIYSAYRDYGRFGSYAPMKLPADKPITLRYRLYVREAPEALTPAEVQRLYNDFATPPKVTVKQ
- the rimO gene encoding 30S ribosomal protein S12 methylthiotransferase RimO, with amino-acid sequence MSRRGHDRHRIGLISLGCAKNEVDAERILGAAAEAGWLVCGDPADADVVVVNTCGFIEAAKAESLGAIQEALELKARGRPRAVVVAGCLAERYGRELARELPGVDAWLGIADPRQLPALAAGLLERPAPRPVVRLEPLPGGFGDEGPRLRITPRHYAYLRITEGCDNRCAYCAIPLIRGPLRSKPLETCLAEARDLAADGCRELVLIGQDTTNYGLDLTGHRSLPRLLAQLAEIGPLHWLRVLYSHPAHFDAAALDAFAATPKLCPYVDLPIQHASDPVLARMGRRTTRAAMAGLIARLRQRIPHLVLRTTVLVGYPGETEADFAALLEFIEAVEFDRLGAFAYSEEEGTPAAAAGPAVPPAAREARRREVMRRQQAIAFRKAQARVGARAEVVLDRRLGAGLFAGRSYAEAPDVDGLIRVRGRGLEAGQFVEVEITDAVGYDLEARVGGQTARRKEAHGPRA
- a CDS encoding Gfo/Idh/MocA family oxidoreductase is translated as MKSLKTAVVGCGLFGENHVKAYAACPGAECVAVFDLNPARAAAVAKKYGTKAARTLDEIAGDKSIRAVSIATPDFAHTDTALALLAAGKHLLIEKPLATSTAEARQILAAAKKARRTVMVDFHNHWNPPFLALKQRIDAGELGKPVMGYIRLSNPLSIPFGMLAWAGQSGPHWFLLPHIVDLMRWLIGRQRALRVTAHARREILKRKGADTYDALQATVAFEDCFITFETCWILPKSWPTLIDFQMSLVGSKSTAQIQCTEQGLRVAGPRRFETPFTAGLLDAFGVPQGFVVMPIYHFVDCLLDGRPPVVTAEDGLAATQIIEAALRSIEQQRTVEIDEA
- a CDS encoding phosphatidylglycerophosphatase A, with the protein product MDRVREWAVSCFYLGEFPFASGTVGSLGAVALYLLAALRLEGATLSLAAGAAGVVFAAIGIALGHWAQVHYDNRDPRQFVLDEAAGQMFALVAVTPLVMSVVRWKAALAAFLFFRVCDVIKPFPASRAEALNAGWGIVLDDVIAGLYAAALTHLWFHFIA
- a CDS encoding type II toxin-antitoxin system RelE/ParE family toxin; protein product: MDRLPNDRFDQIAARIRALAADPRPPGCRKIVGSRNDWRIRVGPYRVVYEIDDQAREVRVNRVRSRAQVYR